A stretch of Chaetodon auriga isolate fChaAug3 chromosome 21, fChaAug3.hap1, whole genome shotgun sequence DNA encodes these proteins:
- the LOC143339939 gene encoding vasoactive intestinal polypeptide receptor 2-like gives MSFTHRLALLLLASTLIHTVNGRVPHCQFYWEMQRARRECQTQLQQQTPAVPGCHGEWDNVSCWQSAAVGEVVTLPCPSPLLHLFGKHGNLSRNCTEKGWSVVYPVINVACWSDNTDEPSELVFYRVVKILSALGHSLSLITLLTSTVIICLFRRLHCTRNYIHLNLFVSFMLRAAAVLTKDTVLFSEEESTDCSVQPSLVGCKASLVFFNYFIMANFFWLLVEGLYLHTLLLVIHTHSTRLSVYMLIGWGIPFVFMVAWIICRINLEDTRCWELNENPVPNRLINWPIMASVIINFILFISIIRILVQKLRCTDVGGNEQSQYRRLAKSTLLLIPLFGINYVVFVYLMEPSDKNMRQIKIFFELGLGSFQGLIVAVLYCFLNSEVQSELRRTWRSLSLKRYVGRDYRLHAMSVSRNGTENSAQCPRNSRAQSILQTETTVL, from the exons ATGTCCTTTACGCACCGGctcgctctgctgctgctggcctccACCCTCATCCACACG GTTAATGGAAGGGTTCCTCACTGCCAGTTCTACTGGGAGATGCAGAGAGCCAGGAGAGAGTGTCAGACACAACTACAGCAACAGACGCCTGCTGTCCCAg gatgcCATGGCGAGTGGGACAATGTGTCTTGCTGGCAGAGCGCGGCGGTCGGCGAGGTGGTGACCCTCCCctgcccctcccccctcctgcaCCTGTTTGGAAAACACG GTAACCTCAGCAGGAACTGTACAGAGAAAGGCTGGTCTGTCGTCTACCCCGTCATCAACGTCGCCTGCTGGTCAGACAACACGGACGAACCCAGCGAG ctggtcTTCTACAGGGTGGTGAAGATACTGTCTGCTCTGGGCCACAGCCTGTCCCTCATCACTCTGCTCACCAGCACCGTCATCATCTGTTTGTTcag gaGGCTCCACTGTACGAGGAACTACATCCATCTGAACTTGTTTGTGTCGTTCATGCTGCGAGCCGCGGCCGTGCTGACCAAAGACACGGTGCTCTTCTCTGAAGAGGAGTCCACAGACTGCAGCGTTCAGCCCTCGCTG GTGGGCTGTAAGGCCAGCCTGGTGTTCTTCAACTACTTCATCATGGCCAACTTCTtctggctgctggtggagggTCTGTACCTGCACACGCTGCTGCTCGTCATCCACACCCACTCCACCCGCCTCTCCGTCTACATGCTCATCGGCTGGG gaatcccttttgttttcatggttgCGTGGATCATATGTAGGATAAACCTGGAGGACACAAG gtgttgGGAGTTAAACGAGAACCCCGTCCCCAACAGACTGATCAACTGGCCCATCATGGCATCCGTCATT ATCAACTTCATTCTGTTCATCAGCATCATCCGCATCCTGGTGCAGAAGCTGCGCTGCACTGACGTCGGAGGAAACGAGCAGTCACAGTACAG ACGTCTGGCTAAGTCCACCCTCCTGCTCATCCCTCTGTTCGGGATAAACTACGTGGTGTTCGTCTACCTGATGGAGCCGTCAGACAAAAACATGCGTCAGATCAAGATCTTCTTTGAGCTCGGCCTCGGATCCTTCCAG ggtcTAATTGTCGCTGTCCTCTATTGTTTCCTGAACAGCGAG gtcCAGAGCGAGCTGAGGAGGACGTGGAGGAGCTTGTCTCTCAAGCGTTACGTGGGGCGGGACTACAGGCTGCACGCCATGTCAGTCAGCCGGAACGGAACCGAGAACTCGGCTCAGTGTCCCAGGAACTCCAGAGCCCAGTCCATCCTGCAGACCGAGACCACCGTGCTCTGA